A region of Oceanithermus desulfurans DNA encodes the following proteins:
- a CDS encoding glycerophosphodiester phosphodiesterase family protein has protein sequence MRPWPLGILLLLGLTLAQPAQLGPRPFFLLDRLEPGPLHQRLAACAARTEAYPRSPLAVGHRGAALFFPEHTREGYLAAVRQGAGFVECDAVPTADGALVCRHSDRDLAETTSILSTPLAAKCRKPFRPGRKPDCRTTDLTLAEFLSLEGWPEGRNEAARKPEDYYRAAPAWRTLAYAPGTVMSHRRYIELLKPTGVNFIPELKKADPPPGMSLEAYRRRIVDDYRELGVPPERVYLQSFDLEDLRFWRRYAPEYAKNAVWLDGRYRERGFDPAHPERLKPSMAALAAEGLRFLSPPLWVLLALDEDGGIVPSAYAGAARAAGLELIPWTLERSGPLTGGGGWYYRSVRPAIRSDGDVYRVLDVLVNQIGVYAIFSDWPATVTFFDACGRR, from the coding sequence ATGCGCCCGTGGCCGCTGGGGATCCTGCTCCTCCTGGGTTTGACCCTCGCCCAGCCCGCCCAGCTGGGCCCCCGCCCCTTCTTCCTGCTCGACCGCCTGGAGCCCGGCCCGCTCCACCAGCGGCTGGCCGCCTGCGCCGCCCGCACGGAGGCCTACCCGCGCTCGCCTTTGGCCGTCGGTCACCGCGGTGCGGCGCTCTTCTTCCCCGAGCACACCCGCGAGGGCTACCTGGCGGCGGTCCGCCAGGGCGCGGGCTTCGTGGAGTGCGACGCGGTGCCCACCGCGGACGGCGCGCTCGTCTGCCGCCACTCCGACCGTGATTTGGCCGAGACCACCAGTATCCTCAGCACCCCGCTGGCCGCGAAGTGCCGCAAGCCCTTCCGGCCCGGGCGCAAGCCCGACTGCCGCACCACCGACCTGACCCTGGCCGAGTTTTTGTCGCTCGAGGGCTGGCCCGAAGGCCGCAACGAGGCCGCCCGGAAGCCCGAAGACTACTACCGCGCCGCCCCCGCCTGGCGCACCCTGGCCTACGCCCCGGGCACGGTGATGAGCCACCGTCGGTACATCGAGCTGCTCAAGCCCACCGGGGTCAACTTCATCCCCGAACTCAAGAAGGCGGACCCGCCGCCGGGGATGAGCCTGGAGGCCTACCGACGGCGGATCGTGGACGACTACCGCGAGCTGGGCGTGCCCCCCGAGCGGGTCTACCTGCAGAGCTTCGACCTGGAAGACTTGCGTTTTTGGCGCCGCTACGCCCCCGAATACGCGAAGAACGCCGTCTGGCTCGACGGCCGCTACAGGGAGCGGGGCTTCGACCCCGCACATCCCGAGCGGCTGAAGCCGAGCATGGCGGCGCTGGCCGCGGAGGGGCTGCGCTTCTTGAGCCCGCCGCTATGGGTGCTGCTGGCGCTGGACGAAGACGGCGGGATCGTGCCCTCGGCCTACGCCGGCGCGGCGCGCGCCGCGGGGCTCGAGCTGATCCCCTGGACGCTCGAGCGCTCGGGTCCGCTCACCGGGGGCGGGGGCTGGTACTACCGGAGCGTGCGGCCGGCCATCCGCTCGGACGGCGACGTCTACCGGGTGCTCGACGTGCTGGTGAACCAGATCGGCGTCTACGCGATCTTCTCCGACTGGCCGGCCACGGTGACCTTCTTCGACGCCTGCGGGCGCCGCTGA
- a CDS encoding type II toxin-antitoxin system VapC family toxin: MRYLLDTPVISELVRPQPEARVAGWVRRAEPTSLYLSVITFGELAKGIERLAIGGKRRRLLAWVENDLKGWFAGRVLAVDLEVAERWGLLLARAELDGAPLPAVDALLAASALTHNLVLVTRNTRHFRVPGLEVFDPWTDA, encoded by the coding sequence GTGCGCTACCTACTCGACACCCCGGTCATTTCCGAGCTGGTGCGACCCCAGCCCGAGGCACGGGTGGCGGGGTGGGTTCGTCGCGCTGAACCCACCTCGCTGTACTTGTCGGTCATTACCTTTGGCGAGCTGGCCAAGGGCATCGAGAGGCTGGCCATTGGGGGCAAGCGCCGTCGGCTGCTGGCCTGGGTCGAGAACGACTTGAAGGGTTGGTTCGCGGGTCGCGTCCTGGCAGTGGACCTGGAGGTCGCCGAGCGCTGGGGGTTGCTCTTGGCTCGTGCGGAACTGGATGGGGCTCCACTGCCGGCGGTGGACGCGCTTCTGGCGGCCAGTGCGCTTACGCACAACCTCGTCTTGGTCACCCGGAACACCCGCCACTTCCGGGTGCCGGGCCTGGAAGTCTTCGATCCCTGGACTGACGCCTAG
- a CDS encoding glutamine synthetase family protein, translating into MPHPRGKLTLDALAGLVAEGEIDTVIVAFPDLYGRLMGKRFDAEFFLEAAARAGTHACDYLLTVDMEMNPVPGYAFANWERGYGDVHLVPDLDTLRPATWHRTSSSAIVLADVLSTANHEPVPVAPRNLLRAQLARTAEAGFAVMAASELEYYLFETPYREFADRGFAALRPAGWYLEDYHVFQGSRTEAFHSAARRDLRDAGIPVESTKGEWGRGQHELNLRYTEALEMADRHVLMKEALKEIADQQEMSVTFMAKPAGGQAGSSSHIHMSLWAEAQNAFAGERSIGRVQASEIFLHFLGGLIRFAPDWMVFYAPTVNSYKRYEDASWAPTRLAWSYDNRTAGFRVVGAGASLRVENRIPGADTNPYLAYTAMLASGLAGIEQRIEPPPIFEGDVYAAAELPRVPYSLREAADLFEASELARRVLGEEVHAHYLHFFRTEWKAYEQAVTDWDRKRYFERI; encoded by the coding sequence ATGCCCCACCCCCGCGGCAAACTCACGCTCGATGCCCTGGCCGGCCTGGTGGCCGAGGGCGAGATCGACACCGTCATCGTCGCTTTCCCCGACCTCTATGGACGCCTGATGGGCAAACGCTTCGACGCCGAGTTCTTCCTCGAGGCCGCCGCCCGCGCCGGTACCCACGCCTGCGACTACCTGCTCACCGTGGACATGGAGATGAACCCGGTGCCCGGCTACGCCTTCGCCAACTGGGAGCGCGGCTACGGCGACGTCCACCTGGTGCCCGACCTCGACACCCTGCGCCCCGCCACCTGGCACCGGACCTCCAGCAGCGCAATCGTCCTCGCCGACGTGCTGAGCACCGCGAACCACGAGCCCGTGCCCGTGGCCCCGCGCAACCTGCTGAGGGCGCAGCTGGCGCGCACCGCCGAGGCGGGGTTCGCCGTCATGGCGGCCTCCGAGCTCGAGTACTACCTCTTCGAGACCCCTTACCGTGAGTTTGCCGATCGCGGCTTCGCCGCCCTTCGGCCCGCGGGCTGGTACCTGGAGGACTACCACGTCTTCCAGGGTTCGCGCACCGAGGCCTTCCACTCCGCCGCCCGGCGCGACCTGCGCGACGCCGGCATCCCCGTCGAGAGCACCAAGGGCGAGTGGGGCCGGGGCCAGCACGAGCTCAACCTGCGCTACACCGAAGCCCTGGAGATGGCCGACCGCCACGTGCTCATGAAGGAGGCGCTCAAGGAGATCGCCGACCAGCAGGAGATGAGCGTCACCTTCATGGCCAAGCCCGCCGGTGGCCAGGCGGGCTCGAGCAGCCACATCCACATGAGCCTCTGGGCCGAGGCGCAGAACGCCTTTGCCGGCGAGCGGTCCATCGGCCGCGTCCAGGCCTCCGAGATCTTCCTGCACTTCCTCGGCGGGCTGATCCGTTTCGCCCCCGACTGGATGGTCTTCTACGCCCCCACCGTGAACAGCTACAAGCGCTACGAGGACGCCTCCTGGGCCCCCACGCGGCTGGCCTGGAGCTACGACAACCGCACTGCGGGCTTCCGGGTCGTCGGCGCGGGCGCTTCGTTGCGTGTGGAAAACCGCATCCCCGGAGCCGACACGAACCCCTACCTGGCCTACACCGCCATGCTGGCCAGCGGCCTCGCGGGCATCGAGCAGCGGATCGAGCCGCCGCCGATCTTCGAGGGCGACGTCTACGCTGCGGCCGAGCTGCCGCGGGTGCCCTACAGCCTGCGCGAGGCCGCCGACCTCTTCGAAGCCAGCGAGCTCGCCCGCCGGGTGCTGGGCGAGGAGGTGCACGCCCACTACCTGCACTTCTTCCGCACCGAGTGGAAGGCCTACGAGCAGGCGGTGACCGACTGGGACCGCAAGCGTTACTTCGAGCGGATTTAG
- a CDS encoding lipoprotein, producing the protein MKRILLFLGLSLTLAACSLAPITIDLMPTLQQNGADAGTQTVTAAGALDLRLPDRSGYGVSGYEVPSLRPNQVRLEYTLVLEQDGGLSGSAELRFYLAPTGADLWNAAEQVGDPIAVDLSQTSTTLSGSLELSPEQIDTLMSGTLTVGARIAGTASGTATVSYRFERLVLKVAFF; encoded by the coding sequence ATGAAACGGATCCTGCTCTTCCTGGGCCTCAGCCTGACGCTCGCCGCCTGCAGCCTGGCGCCGATCACGATCGACCTAATGCCCACCCTCCAGCAGAACGGCGCCGACGCCGGCACCCAGACGGTCACCGCCGCAGGCGCCCTCGACCTGAGGCTCCCCGACCGCTCCGGCTACGGGGTTAGCGGTTACGAGGTGCCCTCGCTGCGCCCGAACCAGGTCAGGCTCGAGTACACCCTGGTGCTCGAACAGGACGGCGGACTGAGCGGAAGCGCGGAACTGCGCTTCTACCTGGCCCCCACAGGAGCCGACCTCTGGAACGCCGCGGAGCAGGTCGGCGACCCAATCGCGGTGGACCTCAGCCAGACCTCCACCACCCTCTCGGGCAGCCTGGAGCTCAGCCCCGAGCAGATCGACACGCTGATGTCGGGCACGCTCACGGTGGGCGCCCGCATCGCCGGCACGGCCAGCGGAACGGCCACGGTGAGCTACCGTTTCGAACGGCTGGTCCTCAAGGTCGCCTTCTTCTAA
- a CDS encoding type II toxin-antitoxin system Phd/YefM family antitoxin, with protein sequence MRNIMRSWSLQDAKNKFSELARRAEVEGPQFVTRHGREAVVVVSAAEFRRLTAPREDLVSFLAHSPLVGEGLEIERDASPARELEL encoded by the coding sequence GTGAGGAACATCATGAGAAGCTGGTCGCTTCAGGACGCCAAGAACAAGTTCAGTGAGCTGGCCCGCCGCGCTGAGGTCGAGGGTCCCCAGTTCGTCACCCGGCACGGACGTGAAGCCGTGGTGGTGGTTTCCGCAGCCGAGTTCCGGCGCCTGACGGCTCCGCGGGAAGACTTGGTCAGCTTTTTAGCGCATTCGCCGCTGGTCGGTGAGGGGTTGGAGATTGAGCGCGACGCCTCGCCCGCACGCGAACTGGAACTCTAG
- a CDS encoding DMT family transporter, giving the protein MAYLYLALAILAEVVGTSALKAAEGFARPLPTLIVALGYGAAFYFMSLTLKTIPLGVTYAVWSGVGIVLITLAGWRLYGQAPDAAAVAGMALIVLGVVVIFAFSRTVPHA; this is encoded by the coding sequence ATGGCCTACCTTTACCTGGCCCTGGCGATCCTGGCCGAGGTGGTCGGCACCAGCGCCCTCAAGGCCGCCGAGGGTTTCGCCCGTCCGCTGCCCACCCTGATCGTGGCCCTGGGCTACGGCGCCGCCTTCTACTTCATGAGCCTGACCCTCAAGACCATTCCCCTGGGCGTCACCTACGCGGTCTGGTCGGGCGTGGGCATCGTTCTCATCACCCTCGCCGGTTGGCGGCTCTACGGTCAGGCGCCCGACGCGGCGGCGGTGGCGGGGATGGCGCTGATCGTGCTGGGCGTGGTGGTCATCTTCGCCTTCTCCAGGACCGTGCCGCACGCCTGA
- a CDS encoding DUF2853 family protein, producing the protein MTNAELLSKTLEAVRKYDPKPDEALLAALVKNYALVMRRPDTALVSCSDPKELATVKKNFLIKKLGLKDGPGLDAAVKKVCERMKAERRKSRAVFYYLLVKDLGRERVFA; encoded by the coding sequence GTGACCAACGCAGAGCTGCTGTCCAAGACCCTGGAAGCCGTCAGGAAGTACGACCCCAAGCCCGACGAGGCCCTGCTCGCCGCCCTGGTCAAGAACTACGCCCTGGTGATGCGGAGGCCCGATACCGCGCTCGTTTCCTGCTCCGACCCCAAGGAGCTGGCGACGGTGAAGAAGAACTTCCTGATCAAGAAGCTGGGGCTGAAGGACGGCCCCGGGCTCGACGCCGCCGTCAAGAAGGTCTGCGAGCGGATGAAGGCCGAGCGCCGCAAGTCGCGCGCGGTCTTCTACTACCTGCTGGTCAAGGACCTGGGCAGGGAACGCGTTTTCGCCTAG
- a CDS encoding IS481 family transposase: protein MNSHKNARLTFEGRRILVSRIIHEGLPVREVAKAQGVSPRTAYKWLRRFREEGEAGLYDRSSRPCRSPRRTHEGLRRRVVELRRRRWTYHAIAFKLNLSKSTVARVLKARGLNRLSVLEPKPLPKRFEVKAPGVLLHLDTKKLARFRSPGHRVTGDRRQASPKAGYAFVFAAVDAHSRLAYVETKENERKESAVAFLLSALRHYRRLGIRVQAVMTDNARIFQSKRFQRVLRWLGIRHRTTPPYTPRVNGKVERFIRTLLSEWAYAHVYQSSEERAARLPRWLHYYNWHRPHSSLGYQAPISRLGVSVNNVVGLHS from the coding sequence GTGAACAGCCACAAGAACGCGCGACTAACGTTCGAGGGAAGACGCATCCTTGTGTCTCGTATTATCCACGAGGGCCTGCCGGTAAGGGAAGTTGCCAAGGCCCAGGGGGTGAGCCCGAGGACGGCCTACAAGTGGCTCAGGCGTTTTCGTGAAGAAGGCGAAGCAGGTCTCTACGACCGCAGTTCACGTCCCTGCCGCAGTCCAAGAAGAACCCATGAGGGTCTACGCCGCCGGGTCGTCGAGCTCCGCAGGCGCCGCTGGACCTACCACGCCATCGCTTTCAAGCTGAACCTTTCCAAGAGTACGGTGGCTCGTGTCCTCAAGGCCCGGGGGCTGAACCGCCTTTCTGTTTTGGAACCCAAGCCCCTGCCCAAGCGCTTCGAGGTAAAGGCTCCCGGCGTGCTCCTGCACCTGGACACCAAGAAGCTGGCCCGCTTCCGTAGCCCCGGGCACCGGGTGACGGGGGACAGGAGGCAGGCTTCACCAAAGGCCGGCTACGCCTTCGTCTTCGCCGCGGTGGACGCCCACAGCCGGCTGGCCTACGTGGAGACGAAGGAGAACGAGCGAAAAGAGAGCGCCGTCGCCTTTCTGCTTTCTGCCCTCCGCCACTACCGGAGGTTGGGCATCCGGGTGCAGGCGGTGATGACCGACAACGCCCGGATCTTCCAATCCAAGCGTTTCCAAAGGGTGCTCCGGTGGCTGGGCATCCGGCACAGGACCACGCCGCCCTATACGCCGAGGGTGAACGGGAAGGTGGAACGCTTCATCCGCACCCTGCTGAGTGAGTGGGCTTATGCTCACGTCTACCAGAGCTCGGAGGAGCGGGCAGCCCGCCTTCCCCGGTGGCTTCACTACTACAACTGGCACCGCCCCCACAGCAGCCTGGGCTACCAGGCGCCGATCTCACGCTTGGGGGTTAGTGTGAACAACGTGGTCGGACTACACAGCTAG
- the rlmN gene encoding 23S rRNA (adenine(2503)-C(2))-methyltransferase RlmN: MNERPTFRTERDEPPTDGGACYVPAQAPEAAVVPDERRPILLPEPPDELPGKGYRKNQIASWLYKKGAREFDEMTDLPRRLRGALPAEWRISEFALVQAFPSADGSVKYLFTLHDGQRTEAVFLPYADRKTVCISSQVGCPAGCSFCATGKMGFGRNLTGPEILDQILAVAYHQGLSPREIRNVVLMGMGEPLLNYENVAWAVRRMLNKRALAMSPRRVTLSTVGIPRGIRRLAADDLGVKLALSLHAPDDETRKKIIPTAHRYTIAEIMDAVRAYFDRTKRRVTIEYTMLRGVNDREEQARELARILKGLVAHVNLIPFNPWEGAPVEGSGRKRIQRFAHALEEAGVPVSVRWSRGVDVGAACGQLALKES; this comes from the coding sequence ATGAACGAACGCCCTACCTTCCGCACCGAACGAGACGAACCCCCGACCGACGGGGGGGCTTGCTACGTGCCCGCGCAGGCGCCCGAGGCGGCGGTGGTGCCCGACGAGCGCAGGCCTATTCTGCTGCCCGAGCCGCCGGACGAGCTGCCCGGCAAGGGCTACCGCAAGAACCAGATCGCCAGCTGGCTTTACAAGAAGGGGGCGCGCGAGTTCGACGAGATGACCGACCTGCCGCGCCGCCTGCGCGGGGCCCTGCCCGCCGAGTGGCGCATCAGCGAGTTCGCCCTGGTGCAGGCCTTTCCTTCGGCCGACGGCTCGGTAAAGTACCTGTTCACCCTGCACGACGGCCAGCGCACCGAGGCCGTTTTCCTGCCCTACGCCGACCGCAAGACCGTCTGCATCTCCAGTCAGGTGGGCTGCCCCGCCGGCTGCAGCTTCTGCGCCACCGGCAAGATGGGCTTTGGCCGCAACCTGACGGGCCCCGAGATCCTCGACCAGATCCTGGCCGTGGCCTACCACCAGGGCCTTTCTCCCCGTGAAATTCGCAACGTGGTGCTGATGGGCATGGGCGAGCCGCTGCTCAATTACGAGAACGTCGCCTGGGCGGTGCGGCGGATGCTGAACAAGCGCGCCCTGGCCATGAGCCCCCGCCGCGTCACCCTCTCGACCGTGGGTATTCCCCGCGGCATCCGGCGCCTGGCCGCGGACGACCTGGGGGTCAAGCTGGCGCTCAGCCTGCACGCCCCCGACGACGAGACACGGAAGAAGATCATCCCCACGGCTCACCGCTACACGATCGCCGAGATCATGGACGCCGTTCGGGCCTACTTCGACCGCACCAAGCGGCGGGTGACGATCGAGTACACCATGCTGCGGGGCGTCAACGACCGCGAGGAGCAGGCCCGCGAGCTGGCCCGGATTCTGAAGGGCCTGGTGGCCCACGTCAACCTGATTCCCTTCAACCCCTGGGAGGGCGCGCCGGTGGAAGGCAGCGGCCGGAAGCGGATCCAGCGCTTCGCCCACGCACTCGAAGAGGCGGGGGTTCCGGTTTCGGTCCGCTGGAGCCGCGGCGTGGACGTGGGCGCGGCCTGTGGGCAGCTGGCGCTGAAGGAAAGCTAG
- a CDS encoding endonuclease MutS2 has protein sequence MTDDTLQTLDFERIRRALAERVATRMGEDRVRAWGPLPTPEEAARFRRATQEAVALGYRLGGVFDPRPLLERIRRGERPEGAELVEAAATLERAAELKREILAAGEGELARVAAGIGEHALFRRRVAESLDEAGEVKDDATPKLKRIRRSLNPLRERIIKRLEAVMDAHPEAVQERYVTLRRDRYVIPVRAQQQRQIGGIVLAQSDTGATVFMEPASVVPLNNELAQLRLEEEAEVLKVLAELAGLLAGDAELEATLEALAWLDAVRAAALLAEDWGLAPAQDGPPGRYHLVGARHPLLEDPVPNDLHLDERTRILLVTGPNMGGKTVLLKTLGLAVLMHQAGLFVAAEAAELGWVRRLEVDIGDEQSLEGGLSTFAAHLKKLDRILGSAAPDALVLVDELGSGTDPEEGAALAQAVILRLLEKGARGIVTTHLTPLKALAGRAGGLENASMGFVLEEFRPTFRLQVGLPGRSYALAVARRLGLDEEVLRAAERFLGEGGARVEELLERLERQQTELEARLAAAERTRREAETARGELQARLEGIERERAALLAAARAEVDRMLEEAHRQIRELRAKARKGGSQKRDALREVMKIRERTKPRPAAGTNPLPGLEPGMLVEVPSYRQKGRVVRVEGEETLVQIGQVKIRVPTAELRPRGEGAPRPKQAVVVESGFETELNVRGLTAAEAVEAVHDFLAEAVATGNSPVRILHGKGTGVLRREIQNFLRHDKRVERFHDAMPNEGGHGVTVVHLRV, from the coding sequence GTGACGGACGACACGCTGCAAACCCTCGACTTCGAACGCATCCGCCGGGCGCTGGCGGAGCGGGTCGCCACGCGCATGGGGGAGGACCGGGTGCGCGCCTGGGGGCCGCTGCCCACCCCCGAGGAGGCCGCGCGCTTCCGCCGGGCCACCCAGGAGGCGGTCGCGCTGGGCTACCGCCTGGGCGGGGTCTTCGACCCCCGGCCGCTGCTCGAGCGGATCCGCCGCGGCGAGCGGCCCGAGGGGGCCGAGCTGGTGGAGGCCGCGGCCACGCTGGAACGCGCCGCCGAGCTCAAGCGCGAGATCCTCGCCGCCGGCGAGGGCGAGCTGGCGCGCGTCGCCGCCGGCATCGGGGAGCACGCGCTCTTCCGCCGGCGGGTGGCCGAGTCGCTCGACGAGGCCGGCGAGGTGAAGGACGACGCCACCCCCAAGCTGAAGCGCATCCGCCGCAGCCTGAACCCCTTGCGCGAGCGCATCATCAAGCGGCTCGAGGCGGTGATGGACGCCCACCCCGAGGCCGTGCAGGAGCGCTACGTGACGCTGCGGCGCGACCGCTACGTCATCCCCGTGCGCGCCCAGCAGCAGCGCCAGATCGGGGGAATCGTGCTGGCCCAGTCCGACACCGGGGCGACCGTCTTCATGGAGCCGGCCTCGGTGGTGCCGCTGAACAACGAGCTCGCGCAGCTGCGGCTGGAGGAGGAGGCCGAGGTCCTCAAGGTGCTGGCCGAGCTGGCGGGCCTCCTCGCCGGCGACGCCGAGCTCGAGGCCACGCTCGAGGCGCTGGCCTGGCTGGACGCGGTGCGCGCCGCCGCCCTGCTGGCCGAGGACTGGGGGCTGGCGCCGGCACAGGACGGTCCGCCCGGCCGCTACCACCTCGTGGGGGCGCGCCACCCGCTGCTCGAGGACCCGGTGCCCAACGACCTGCACCTGGACGAGCGCACCCGCATCCTCCTCGTCACCGGCCCCAACATGGGGGGCAAGACCGTGCTGCTCAAGACCCTGGGCCTGGCGGTGCTCATGCATCAGGCGGGGCTGTTCGTCGCCGCCGAGGCGGCCGAGCTGGGTTGGGTGCGCCGGCTCGAGGTCGACATCGGCGACGAGCAGAGCCTCGAGGGCGGGCTCTCCACCTTCGCCGCCCACCTGAAGAAGCTCGACCGCATCCTCGGGTCCGCCGCCCCCGACGCCCTGGTGCTCGTCGACGAGCTGGGGTCGGGCACCGACCCCGAGGAAGGCGCGGCGCTGGCCCAGGCGGTGATCCTGCGGCTGCTCGAGAAGGGGGCGCGGGGCATCGTCACCACCCACCTGACGCCGCTCAAGGCGCTGGCGGGCCGGGCTGGGGGGCTCGAGAACGCCAGCATGGGGTTCGTGCTCGAAGAGTTCCGCCCCACCTTCCGCCTGCAGGTCGGCCTGCCGGGGCGCAGCTACGCGCTGGCCGTTGCCCGTCGCCTGGGGCTCGACGAGGAGGTGCTGCGCGCCGCCGAACGCTTCCTGGGCGAGGGCGGGGCGCGGGTGGAGGAGCTGCTCGAGCGCCTGGAGCGGCAGCAGACCGAGCTGGAAGCGCGTCTGGCCGCGGCCGAGCGGACGCGGCGCGAGGCCGAGACCGCCCGCGGCGAGCTGCAAGCGCGCCTCGAGGGGATCGAGCGCGAGCGCGCGGCGCTGCTCGCCGCGGCCCGCGCCGAGGTGGACCGCATGCTCGAGGAGGCCCACCGCCAGATCCGCGAGCTGCGGGCAAAGGCGCGCAAGGGCGGGTCGCAGAAGCGCGACGCCCTGCGCGAGGTGATGAAGATTCGCGAGCGCACCAAGCCGCGCCCGGCGGCGGGGACGAACCCGCTGCCGGGGCTGGAGCCGGGGATGCTCGTCGAGGTGCCCAGCTACCGCCAGAAGGGGCGGGTGGTGCGCGTCGAGGGCGAGGAGACGCTGGTGCAGATCGGCCAGGTCAAGATCCGCGTGCCCACCGCGGAGCTGCGGCCCCGCGGCGAGGGCGCGCCCCGCCCCAAGCAGGCGGTCGTCGTCGAGTCGGGGTTCGAAACCGAGCTGAACGTGCGCGGCCTGACCGCAGCCGAGGCGGTCGAGGCCGTCCACGACTTCCTTGCCGAGGCCGTGGCCACCGGCAACTCCCCGGTGCGCATCCTGCACGGCAAGGGCACCGGGGTGCTGCGCCGCGAGATCCAAAACTTCCTGCGTCATGACAAGCGCGTCGAGCGCTTCCACGACGCCATGCCGAACGAGGGCGGCCACGGCGTCACCGTGGTGCACCTGCGGGTCTGA
- a CDS encoding TlpA family protein disulfide reductase, producing the protein MGDWPTDFVWMDPVPPPERWDKPGIVMFFNLECPGCIARGIPFLKQLVREYGDRLQVLTVHTAYGHKRFERDEVVPQLEYFARDFAKLPFPVALDLTGELARGWGVEGTPHWLVFAPGGELLRSIYGSQDNARMRLEYLMEELAGEPAGE; encoded by the coding sequence ATGGGAGACTGGCCGACCGACTTCGTCTGGATGGACCCGGTGCCGCCGCCCGAGCGCTGGGACAAGCCCGGCATCGTAATGTTCTTCAACCTCGAGTGCCCGGGCTGCATCGCCCGCGGCATCCCCTTCCTCAAGCAGCTCGTCCGCGAGTACGGCGACCGGCTGCAGGTCCTGACGGTGCACACCGCCTACGGGCACAAGCGCTTCGAGCGCGACGAGGTCGTGCCCCAGCTCGAGTACTTCGCGCGCGACTTCGCCAAGCTGCCCTTCCCGGTGGCGCTCGACCTCACGGGCGAGCTGGCCCGGGGCTGGGGAGTGGAAGGCACGCCCCACTGGCTCGTCTTCGCGCCGGGCGGCGAGTTGCTGCGCAGCATCTACGGCTCGCAGGACAACGCGCGGATGCGGCTCGAGTACCTGATGGAAGAGCTGGCGGGCGAACCGGCGGGCGAGTAA